GGCTGAAAATTCAGGGTTCATACCTCCACAAGCGTTTGTCACGATTAGAAGTTTTACTCCAAGGCCTTTCATCACACGGACAGGAAAGGTAACATCCTGCATGCTGTAGCCTTCATAGAAGTGAAATCTTCCTTGCATTGCTAAAACTGTTTTTCCGTTAAGCGTTCCAATGACCAATTTACCTGCGTGGCCTTCAACAGTTGATACCGGGAAATGAGGGATATCGCTGTAATCGATCTGAACTGCGTTTTCGATCTCATCTGCTAGCTCCCCAAGACCTGAACCAAGAATAAGACCGATTTCAGGGTGCATCCCCTCTATTTTGGATTGGATCATATTTGCTGCTTCATTCATTTTGGTTAATAGTGTAGCCATTTTTCTTCCTCCCCTTAAATGGTTTTTACGATTCCTTTTACAAGACCAAGAAAATTGGATTTAACCCGTTCAGTTGTTTCCATTACTTCATCATGGGTCAACGGCTGATCTAGAATTCCTGCTGCCATGTTCGAAATGCAGGAAAGTCCGAGAACCTTCATTCCTGAATGGCGAGCTATGATTACTTCGGGGACAGTGGACATACCAACTGCATCTCCTCCCAATGTTCTGAGCATGCGAATCTCTGCCGGTGTTTCATAGCTTGGACCAGAATTCGCCACATAGACTCCCTCTTTTAACGTTATGCTGAGGGATGAAGCTGTACTGCGCGCAATTTCCTGCAGGCTCTGAGTGTAAGCTTCAGACATATCGGGAAACCTGACCCCAAAGGAGCTGTCGTTTGGTCCGATTAAAGGATTGTCGCTCAGATTATTGATATGATCCGTAATCAGCATCAGATCTCCTGCTTCAAAAGAAGTGTTGATCCCGCCTGCCGCATTGGTCACGATGACACTCTCCACACCAAGCTCCTTCATGACTCTGACAGGGAAGGTGACTTTCTCAAGAGTGTAGCCTTCATAATAATGAAAACGGCCCTGCATCGCAATGACCTGCTTGCCCTCAAGCTCTCCAATAACAAGCTGGCCGGCATGCCCCTCAACCGTCGATACAGGAAATTCAGGTATATCGCCGTAAGGAAGAGTAACAGCATTTTCGATTTCATCAGCCAATATCCCCAAACCTGATCCTAGGATGAGTCCGATTTCCGGTTTTGCGGACAGTTTTTCTTGAATAAAGTTTGCAGCAGTCTGTATCTGTTTCAATTCTCCCATTTCTTTTCCTCCTAATTTAGTTGATCAAGAAAGCTTTTTCCATATTCAGGCATCTTCACGTTATAGTTTTCGGCTACCGTCGCCCCGATATCGGCAAAGGTTTTACTCACCTTTAAAGGTTTTCCTGATTCGATTCCTTTGTAATACACAAGAAGCGGAACATATTCTCTCGTATGGTCTGTTCCATGATGAACCGGATCATTCCCGTGATCGGCTGTAATCATCAGAACATCATCTTCGTTAAGTTTTTCAAAAACCTCCGGAAGGCGGGCGTCAAACTCTTCAAGAGCTTGTCCATAACCTTTTGGATCTCTTCTGTGTCCGAACAGTGCGTCGAAATCAACAAGGTTTATGAAGTTCAGCCCGTAAACGATTGATCCATCGATTTAACGAGCTGATCCATTCCATCCATATTGGATTTGGTGCGGATCGCTTCCGTAACTCCTTCACCGTCATAGATATCGGAAATCTTCCCGAGCGCGATCACATCATAACCGCTGTCCTTCAGTTCGTTCATAACCGTTCTCTCAAACGGTTTCAACGCATAATCATGGCGGTTGGCTGTCCGTTTGAAGTCACCGGGTTTGCCGACAAACGGTCGCGCGATAATGCGGCCGACCATATATTTATCGTTTTTGGTAAGTTCTCTTGCTATCTCACAGATTTTGTACAGTTCTTCGAGCGGGACCACTTCTTCATGAGCCGCGATTTGCAGAACAGAATCCGCAGAGGTATAGACGATGAGCGCTCCTGTATTCACATGCTCCTCACCCAGTTCATCCAGAATTTCCGTCCCTGAAGCCGGTTTGTTGCCGATGATCTTGCGTCCGGATTTTTCTTCAAGCACCTGAATCAAGTCATCAGGAAATCCTTCTGGGAACGTTTGAAAAGGCTGTTCGATATGAAGGCCCATGATTTCCCAGTGCCCTGTCATCGTATCTTTGCCGTTCGATGCTTCCTGAAGCTTAGCAAAATGTGCTTTCGGCTTTTCTGCAGGACTGATCCCTTTGATTTCCCGAATGTTGCTCAGACCTAAAGATTCCATGTTCGGCATATGAAGCCCGTTCATTTTTTCAGCGATATGGCCAAGTGTATCCGATCCTTTATCATCAAACTTGCCGGCATCCGGTGCTTCCCCGATTCCGACAGAATCCATTACAATCAAAAACGTGCGTTTGAACTTTTTATATTTCATTATTAAAAAACCTCCAAAACTAATAAATTCATCTTTAGATACTATATCCTCACAACCGCCTGAACAAACTCGAAGCGATGATGTCAGAAGTCAGACATCTACGTGGAAAAAAAGGCTAAGCCCTTGGATGATAGGCAGCGTAAACATCTTTAAGCCTTGTTTTCGACACGTGGGTATAGATTTGCGTTGTGGAAATATCTGCATGGCCGAGCATCTCCTGTACCGCCCGCAGATCCGCTCCATTTTCCAGCAAATGCGTCGCGAACGAATGTCTAAGCGTATGGGGAGTCAATTCTTTTTCAATATTTGCTTTTTTGGCAAGCTGTTTTAAAATTTTCCAAAAACCTTGCCTTGATAAACGGTTTCCGTGGTGGTTCAAAAACAAAGCGTTCCCGCTCTTGCCTTTTGAAAGTGCAGGACGGCCCTTATCCAAATAGGCTTGTATGGCTCCTGTCGCCATTTTACCGAGCGGAATAATACGTTCTTTGTTCCCTTTTCCAAGACAACGCAAAAACCCCATCGATAAATGGACGTCGGCAAGATCTAGGCTTACCAGCTCCGTCACTCTTATCCCGGTCGCATATAGCAGCTCGAGCATGGCCTTGTCCCTGATCCCGAACGTTTCATGGGTATCGGATGTATCTAAAAGCGCTTCCACTTCGTTCATAGCCAGCACCTTCGGAAGCTTGCGTTCAGCTTTGGGTGTTTCAATATGTACAGATGGGTCAGATTCGCTCGCCTTTTCACGAAGCAGAAACTGGTGAAACGAACGGATAGATGCAATGTTCCTCGCAATAGTTGTTGTAGCCTTGCCGTTTTCTTTAAGTTGAAGCAGGTAACCTATTATATTTGCACGCTGAATCTGGTTGATATCTGAAATGTTTTCCACTTTTTCAATGAAAAGCACATACTGCTCAAGGTCGCGGCGGTAAGAATCCACCGTGTTTTTAGAAAGACCACGCTCGACTATTAAATAATGAATAAAATCCTGGACATGATCTGTCATATCTGCGCTCCTTATTCACTGGATTCGTAGAAAAACAGCAATCGGATGAGCCAATTGCTCTCCTCTTTATTCGTAGTGGCAGCGTCACTTTGGAAAACCTTGACCGCTTTCCCCTTCGGCACATCGTACCGGTGATAATCCTGGTACTCCTGGTTGATCCAAAGCAGCCCAAAGTAGAATAACAATGTGCAGGCTGTAAAAGATAAAAATATTTTTGATGTGTTCCAGCATAACCTCAGCCAAGATCTCATGGTTCAGCGGCCTCCCCGTACTATAATATTAGTACAGGTTATGCCAAAGAATTGCGGTTATATACACATTTTCTAATTTTACTACAACTTTACGTTAACTGATTCTTTCGGATTTGTAAATAAATAAAAAATGATGAGTACCTTTCATCAAGAGGTCTCATCATTTTTATCATTTCCGTTACAGCGGTGGCAGATGCCGTGAAAAGTGAGGCGGTGGTCTTTAATTTTAAAATTCCAGCCCTCTTCAACGACCTTTTCCACATCTTCCAGCAGATCCTCTTGGATTTCATCGACCGCTCCGCATTCAAGGCAAACGAGATGATGATGGAAGTGAGCTGCTCCTTCTGTACGAAGATCATATCTCGATACGCCATCTCCAAAATTTATTTTATCGACTACTTTCAGTTCAGTTAATAGTTCTAATGTACGGTAGACAGTAGCAAGACCTATTTCTGGTGATTTCTCCTTCACAAGAAGATAGACGTCCTCTGCACTTAAATGATCTTCCTCATTTTCCAGGAGGACCCTAACTGTAGCTTCTCGCTGGGGAGTAAGCTTATAGCTCTGGGAATGCAGCTGTTTTTTGATCCGGTCTAGACGGCTTTCCATACCTAATCCTCCCTTATGTTTCACATGATTATTATAAGGCATGGAAAGAAAAGGTGTCAATTTAAAATAATTATAATTTGCAGTTTATAATTATTATTATATGATAGTTTCCATTCATTATTTTGACCCCAAACTCATTACTCCTTCCATCAGAAGCGGTGAAAGATACGCTTCAAAGGCAGATGCAACAGCGAGGAACAATCCTACTGCGATAATGAGAGCTGAATATTTAAAGAACTTTGGAAAAAAGGGGTCGCTCGATTTTTTCAAAAACTGCTGTCTGATCATTTTAACGGAAAATAGAATAGAAGCGGCAGCTGCCACGATCAAACCCGGAACCAGAATGAGGTTCTGTGGAAGAACGGAAACAAAAGCGAGCAAGAATCCGTGCCAGCCCATCTGGTTCACGAGAAAACCGACCGTAAACCCGATGACTACCCCTTTAATGAAGAGCATGATCAGGATGACCGGCAGTCCGATAACAGACAGCCCAAGAATCCACATCACCGCTATATATTTAATATAATGGCTGTAGCTTTGTGAGAACATATCCTCTGGATCAGCAAAACTCCCCTTGGAGACCTCCCCGAAAAACCGGGACAAATAATTCAGCAGGTCCTGTTTTTGACTCAGTGTCAGGCTGTTTACAATAACAGCTCCAAAAATAACGCCCATCAGCAAGAGGACGGATACAAACACATACAGCGAATAATGCTCTTGAAGGTGAAACAGTACAAACCTTTTAATAGACCGCATCTCTATTTCCTCCCTTAATCTCTTATTTCATTCTATGAAAGTCAGAGGGAGGTATGTCTATTTTTTATCTGCTAGATTTGCCTGATGCTACTTTCCCGTACTTGCCGCCCCCGCCAGACTGGAAAGATAGCTTGCCTTCCCTTGCACGCAGAATATGATGCACGATCGTTTGCGGAGCAGCTTCCATTAAATCTTTTTCTTCTACCTCATGAAGGATCGCCATGTCCGTTCCGAAATGATCCCTTAGTTTTTGCAGCGTTTTCGGTCCAAGAGCAGGAATGAACTCCAGTGGAACTTGATGGATATAAGGCGGCCTTTCTTTGTGATCTGACTGCTGCAGGGCGCATTTTCCTAATTCATTGATCCGGTTTTTAACACCTCGTATTTTTGATGAACTCCCGCATTGCTTGCATACGGTCCCTTTCTCTTCATCGATGATCTCAGAGCATTTAGCGCAGGTCGTTTCATAATACTTGCCGAGCCTCGGATTTAAGCCATAGTTGGCTGTAATCCGCCTCCCCTGTTCCTCTTTTAATGCCTGTTTGAATTCCAGAAAAGTCGGTTTCTCCATCCGGATTGTCTGGTATTCCCGTCCGATCTTTTCCAGAGAATGCGCGTCTGAATTTGAAAGAAATGGATAGGACCTCAGTTCTTCAACAGCAAAAGCCATAGACGTATCCGAACTTAACCCGAGTTCGATGGCATCTATGAGGTCTGGAAGGAAAACTTCCGAAAGAGAAGCGTTTACCCCTTTTCCATACAAGCTCTTATGCGGAGTGAACACGTGAGCCGGGATAAACAGTCCTCCCAGTTCTTTCGTTTTTCTTTGAAGGTTATGGGCCGACTCGTAGATTCGCTGCGAGCTTAACGTAATATTTTTCATCCGGCCGGCCATATAAAAACTGAACTGTTTCATCTTTTCAAGTGTAGGAAAAAACACTAGAACATGGATAGGCCCTTTGCAGTTCCCATCATAGATTTCGATTTCGGACCCCGGCAGAAGGCACACCTTCTCATACCATAATCCGCCTTCTTCGTGTTCAGCCATGACTCCCGATTCTAGCATCTCCTCTAGTTCTTGAATCACTTCCGGCACGTGGCAGTCAATGATGCCAAGAAGATCGATTCCTTTAACGGCAGAAGCCATATCTAAAATAGCAGATAAAATCAGGGATTTGGCCCCCGTAATCTTTACAGGCTTTCCAGAACGCGACCTTCCGATATGTACATGCAGGTCCGCGTAATACGTATTAAGCATCTTTCTCAAGCTTTCTCTTCAATAGTACATATTGTACGGCATAAGCGGTCTTCGCATCGTGAATCTGCTGGTTTTTTACGAATTCCTCCGCCTCTTCAATGGATACTTCAAGAACATCCAGAAACTCATCCTCATCGGGCTGCTGTTCTTTGCACTCTTTAAGGGAATCCGTGAAATACAGGTGGATCAATTCGTCTGCAAATCCCGGTGAGGTATAGAACGATGATAAATACTCAAGCGATCCGCATTCATAGCCTGTTTCTTCGAGCAGCTCACGCTTCGCACACTCCAGCGGATCTTCATTCTTTTCAAGCTTTCCAGCTGGTATTTCAACGATCGTCTTTTCCAAGGCTTTACGGTACT
This genomic stretch from Fictibacillus marinisediminis harbors:
- a CDS encoding purine-nucleoside phosphorylase, which gives rise to MGELKQIQTAANFIQEKLSAKPEIGLILGSGLGILADEIENAVTLPYGDIPEFPVSTVEGHAGQLVIGELEGKQVIAMQGRFHYYEGYTLEKVTFPVRVMKELGVESVIVTNAAGGINTSFEAGDLMLITDHINNLSDNPLIGPNDSSFGVRFPDMSEAYTQSLQEIARSTASSLSITLKEGVYVANSGPSYETPAEIRMLRTLGGDAVGMSTVPEVIIARHSGMKVLGLSCISNMAAGILDQPLTHDEVMETTERVKSNFLGLVKGIVKTI
- the xerD gene encoding site-specific tyrosine recombinase XerD; this translates as MTDHVQDFIHYLIVERGLSKNTVDSYRRDLEQYVLFIEKVENISDINQIQRANIIGYLLQLKENGKATTTIARNIASIRSFHQFLLREKASESDPSVHIETPKAERKLPKVLAMNEVEALLDTSDTHETFGIRDKAMLELLYATGIRVTELVSLDLADVHLSMGFLRCLGKGNKERIIPLGKMATGAIQAYLDKGRPALSKGKSGNALFLNHHGNRLSRQGFWKILKQLAKKANIEKELTPHTLRHSFATHLLENGADLRAVQEMLGHADISTTQIYTHVSKTRLKDVYAAYHPRA
- a CDS encoding YqzK family protein, which translates into the protein MRSWLRLCWNTSKIFLSFTACTLLFYFGLLWINQEYQDYHRYDVPKGKAVKVFQSDAATTNKEESNWLIRLLFFYESSE
- a CDS encoding Fur family transcriptional regulator, which codes for MESRLDRIKKQLHSQSYKLTPQREATVRVLLENEEDHLSAEDVYLLVKEKSPEIGLATVYRTLELLTELKVVDKINFGDGVSRYDLRTEGAAHFHHHLVCLECGAVDEIQEDLLEDVEKVVEEGWNFKIKDHRLTFHGICHRCNGNDKNDETS
- the spoIIM gene encoding stage II sporulation protein M; this encodes MRSIKRFVLFHLQEHYSLYVFVSVLLLMGVIFGAVIVNSLTLSQKQDLLNYLSRFFGEVSKGSFADPEDMFSQSYSHYIKYIAVMWILGLSVIGLPVILIMLFIKGVVIGFTVGFLVNQMGWHGFLLAFVSVLPQNLILVPGLIVAAAASILFSVKMIRQQFLKKSSDPFFPKFFKYSALIIAVGLFLAVASAFEAYLSPLLMEGVMSLGSK
- a CDS encoding endonuclease Q family protein, which produces MLNTYYADLHVHIGRSRSGKPVKITGAKSLILSAILDMASAVKGIDLLGIIDCHVPEVIQELEEMLESGVMAEHEEGGLWYEKVCLLPGSEIEIYDGNCKGPIHVLVFFPTLEKMKQFSFYMAGRMKNITLSSQRIYESAHNLQRKTKELGGLFIPAHVFTPHKSLYGKGVNASLSEVFLPDLIDAIELGLSSDTSMAFAVEELRSYPFLSNSDAHSLEKIGREYQTIRMEKPTFLEFKQALKEEQGRRITANYGLNPRLGKYYETTCAKCSEIIDEEKGTVCKQCGSSSKIRGVKNRINELGKCALQQSDHKERPPYIHQVPLEFIPALGPKTLQKLRDHFGTDMAILHEVEEKDLMEAAPQTIVHHILRAREGKLSFQSGGGGKYGKVASGKSSR
- a CDS encoding NUDIX hydrolase → MDHLKETTLSTTPVYSGKIIDLEIQEVLLPNGNKSKREIVKHPGAVAIIALTQENKLLLVRQYRKALEKTIVEIPAGKLEKNEDPLECAKRELLEETGYECGSLEYLSSFYTSPGFADELIHLYFTDSLKECKEQQPDEDEFLDVLEVSIEEAEEFVKNQQIHDAKTAYAVQYVLLKRKLEKDA